The Streptomyces sp. ALI-76-A nucleotide sequence CGCGTACGCGTGGGCCAGTTCGTCCAGTTCGTCGAACTCGTACGCGACCTCCTCGTCCTCGTCCGTCAGCACCGTCAGGCGCTGGTCGACCGGGTCGAGCGAGGTGACCACGCCCACGGTGCCGTTGAAGACACCGTTGGTGCCCTTCTCGTAATTGTTGCGGATCTGGGTGACCTTGTCGCCGACGCGGAAGACCCGGCCGCCGAACCGCTTCTCGGGCAGCTCGGGGCGGCCGGGGGTGACGGCCTGCTGGAGCAGGCCGTTGAGGGTGCCCGCTCCCGCGGGGCCCCGGTGCATGGGCGCCAGCACCTGCACGTCCCGGCGCGGGTCGAGGCCGAACTTGGCCGGGATCCGCCGTGCCGCCACGTCCACGACGAGCCGGCCGACCTCCTCCGTGTCGTCCTCGACGAAGAGGAAGAAGTCCTTCATGCCGTCGGTGAGCGGGTGCTGCCCGGAGTTGATCCGGTGCGCGTTCGTCACCACGCCCGACTGCTGGGCCTGCCGGAACACCCGGGTGAGGCGCACGGCCGGGATCGGGCTGCCGTCGGCGAGCAGATCGCGGAGCACCTCGCCGGCGCCGACGCTGGGGAGCTGGTCCACGTCCCCGACGAAGAGCAGGTGGGCTCCCGGGGGGACCGCCTTGACCAGTTTGTTGGCGAGCAACAGGTCCAGCATGGACGCCTCGTCCACGACCACCAGGTCGGCGTCGAGGGGGCGGTCCTTGTCGTAGGCCGCGTCGCCGCCGGGCTTCAGCTCCAGCAGGCGGTGGACGGTGGACGCCTCGGCGCCGGTGAGCTCGGCCAGGCGCTTGGCGGCGCGGCCGGTCGGGGCGGCGAGCACGACCTTCGCCTTCTTCGCGCGGGCCAGCTCCACGATCGAGCGCACGGTGAAGGACTTGCCGCAGCCCGGGCCGCCGGTGAGGACGGCGACCTTCTCGGTGAGGGCGAGCCGGACGGCTGCCTCCTGCTCGGGGGCGAGGTCGGTCCCGGTGCGCGTGGCGAGCCAGGCCAGCGCCTTGTCCCAGGCCACGTCCCGGAAGGCGGGCATCCGGTCCGCGTCCGTACGCAGGAGGCGCGACAACTGGGCGGCGAGGGAGAGTTCGGCCCGGTGGAAGGGGACGAGGTAGACCGCGGTGACGGGCTCCGCGCCGCCGTCGGGCCCCGGCACCTTCTCCCGTACGACGCCCGGCTCCTCCCCCTCCCCGGGGGGTGCCGCGAGTTCCGCGAGGCATTCGATGACCAGGCCGGTGTCGACCTGGAGGAGCTTGACCGCGTCCGCGATCAGCCGTTCCTCGGGGAGGTAGCAGTGCCCTTGGTCGGTGGACTGCGACAGGGCGTACTGGAGGCCCGCCTTGACGCGCTCCGGGCTGTCGTGCGGGATGCCGACGGACTGGGCGATCTTGTCGGCGGTGAGGAAGCCGATGCCCCAGACGTCGGAGGCCAGCCGGTAGGGCTGGTTCTTCACGACCGAGATCGAGGCGTCGCCGTACTTCTTGTAGATGCGGACCGCGATCGACGTGGACACCTCGACGGTCTGGAGGAAGAGCATGACCTCCTTGATCGCCTTCTGCTCCTCCCAGGCGTCGGCGATCTTCCTGGTGCGCTTGGGGCCCAGGCCGGGCACCTCGACGAGACGCTTGGGCTCCTCCTCGATGATCTTCAGGGTGTCCAGGCCGAAGTGCTGGGTGATGCGGTCGGCGAAGACCGGGCCGATGCCCTTGACCAGGCCGGAGCCCAGGTAGCGGCGGATGCCCTGGACGGTGGCGGGAAGCAGGGTCGTGTAGTTCTCGACGGTGAACTGCTTGCCGTACTGGGGGTGCGAGCCCCAACGGCCCTCCATCCGCAGGGACTCGCCGACCTGGGCGCCGAGCAGCGCGCCGACGACCGTCAGCAGGTCTCCGGCACCGCGGCCGGTGTCGACCCGGGCGACCGTGTAGCCGTTGTCCTCGTTGGCGTACGTGATGCGCTCCAGGACACCTTCGAGCACGGCGAGCCGCCGCTCCCCGCTCCCCGTTTCTTGAGCCATGATCCGACGGTACCGCCGAGGTCCGACAGCGGGGGCGCCCTGGGGAGGAACCGCCCGGTCACCCCGCCTGGGCGGCCAGGTGGCCGTGAGCATCCCGGCCGGCCCGCCCCGGGCCGGCCCGTGACATCACGATCCGGTCTCGGGGTCTTGTGTCCGCGTGTGTAATCGATTCCAATCCTCCTGCGTACAGCGATGTAATCGATTCCAGGCGTTCCGCGGGTCGAACGGGTTACACAAGGAGGTGGAGCGCGATGGCGAGCATCAAGGACGTCGCCGCCGAGGCGGGGGTGTCCGTCGCCACGGTGTCACGCGTCCTGAACGACCACCCCTCGGTCAGCCCGGACGCCCGCGTGCGCGTACGGGCCGCCGTGGAGGCGCTGGGCTACCGCCCGAACGCCGTCGCCCGGTCGCTGCGGACCGACCAGACGCACACCCTCGGCCTGGTCATCAGCGACGTGCTGAACCCGTACTTCACGGAACTGGCCCGCTCCGTCGAGGAGGAGGCCCGCGCACTGGGCTACAGCGTGATCATCGGCAACGCCGACGAGCGGCCGGACCTCCAGGACCACCACGTACGGACCCTGCTGGACCGCCGTATCGACGGCCTGCTCGTCTCCCCGACCGACGGCGGGTCGCCGCTGATCCTCGACGCCGCGCGCGCGGGGACGCCCATGGTCTTCGTGGACCGCTGGATCCCGGGCGTGGACGTGCCGGTCGTCCGGGCGGACGGGCTGGCGGCCGTGCGGGAGCTGGTCGCCCATCTGCACGGCCTCGGGCACCGGCGGCTGGCGATCATCGCCGGCCCGGCGGCGACCACCACGGGCCAGGAGCGGGTGACGGCCTTCGGGGAGGCGCTGCGTGCCCATGGTCTCGGGCTGCCCGACGTCTACACCGGCCAGGGCGACTTCCAGGCCGACAGCGGACGGCGGGTGACCGAGGGGTTCCTCGCCCTGCCCGAGCCGCCCGAGGTGGTCTTCGCCGCCGACAACCTGATGGCGCTGGGCGCACTGGACGCGATCCGCGCGCGCGGGCTGCGCGTGCCGGACGACATCGCGCTGGCCGCGTTCGACGACATCCGCTGGTTCGTGCACACCGATCCGCCGATCACCGCGATCGCCCAGCCCACCGGCGAACTGGGACGCGCCGCCGTACGCGCGCTCGTCGACCGCATCGAGGGACGGCCCCCCGAGTCCGTCATCCTCCCCGCCCGTCTCGTCGTCCGCCGCTCCTGCGGCGAACCGGCTCCGCCGGAGCCGCCCCCCGCTGCGCGCTCCCCCGTACGAGGGAGCCAGTCGTGAGCGACGCGGAACGAGTTGCCTCGCGTCGAGGGCGTCGTCAAGGTGCCGGTGAAGGGCACCAGGAGAACGTGGCCGGCTTCAGCGGCTGACACCGGCGAGCGGCCGGGCGGCCGTACCCCTGGGTGACGGCCGCCCACCCCACCTCACGACAACACGTCACGGACGACACGTCACGGACAAGGGGAGCGACTGCATGTACGACTACGACCTGCTGGTCGTGGGGTCGGCCAACGCCGACCTGGTGATCGGTGTCGAGCGGCGGCCGGGGGCCGGTGAGACGGTGCTCGGCTCGGACCTGGCCGTCCATCCGGGCGGCAAGGGCGCGAACCAGGCGGTCGCCGCCGCCCGGCTCGGGGCGCGGACGGCCCTGCTGGCCCGGGTCGGTGACGACGCCCACGGCCGGCTGCTGCTCGACGCGCAGGGGGCGGCCGGGGTCGACACGGGGGGCGTGCGGGTGGGCGGGGCGCCGACCGGGGTCGCGCTGATCACGGTCGACCCGTCCGGGGACAACAGCATCGTCGTCTCGCCGGGCGCCAACGGGCGGCTGACGCCCGAGGACGTGCGGACGGCCGGGGACCTCCTGCGTGCCTCCCGGGTGGTGTCGACGCAGCTGGAGATCCCGCTGGAGACGGTCGTGGAGGTCGTACGGGGCCTGGCACCGGGCAGCCGCTTCGTCCTGAACCCGTCCCCGCCGCGGTCCCTGCCGCCGGAGGTGCTGGCGGCCTGCGACCCGCTGATCGTCAACGAGCACGAGGCGAGGGTGATCCTCGGGGAGGGCGGTGGTGGCGGGGTACCGGAGGACTGGGCCCGGCTGCTGCTGGCGAAGGGGCCGCGATCGGTGGTGGTGACGCTGGGCGCGGAAGGGGCGCTGGTGGCGTCGGAGGAGGGGGTGGTCCGGGTGCCGTCGGTGACGGTGGCCGCCGTGGACACGACGGGCGCGGGGGACGCGTTCACCGCGGCGCTCGCGTGGCGGCTGGGGGCGGGATCCTCGCTCGCGGAGGCGGCGGCGTACGCGTCCCGGGTCGGGGCGGCGGCGGTGACGCGGGAGGGCGCGCAGGACTCCTTCCCGACGGCGGCGGAGGTCGAGGCGCTGGGCCGGCCCGGCCCGGGCGACGCGCCGGGGACGGCCGTACCGGGCGGGTCCCGGTGAAGAGGGCCGGAATCCCGATCCGGCATCTCGCCGGCACGCCGGCCGAGCCGGGAGACGGGGACGGGGCGCTGGTGTGCGAGACCGGCTTGCCGATACCCGGCGGTCCCCGGGGCGTGGACCTGGCCTACCGGGCCGGGGTGCCGCCGTTCGCCGACGTGCTGGACGAGCTGGTGGTGGAGGGTGCGACGGCGCCGACGGAGGTGCGGGGCGCCGATCCGGCCGCGTCGGCGCTGCTGGCCGGGCACTTTCCCGAGCCGGCCCTGGTGCCGCACGAGAGGCTCGAGGAGCTGTCGGCGGGCGCGCGGCTGGTTGTCCGCACCGGGGAGGTCCGGCCGTACGCGAACGTGCTGCCGAGGTGCGGGGTCTTCCGGGCCCGCCCTCGGGAGCCCGGCCGGGAGCGTCCGGCCCGGGTGCGTCAGGCGGCGGAAAACTTCGAGGGGGTCCGGTCTCAGACCGGGCCCCCTCGGGTTTTCCCTCCCCGTCAGAACCCCCGTGATCCCCCCAGATCCCCCTCCGAGAAGTCCTGATGCCACGTATGACCCGCGAGGTGGGGGGAGGGTTGTACGGAACCTCGAAGTTTTTTCCGGCCCTTCGCGACTCCCCTCCCCTGCCCCTCACGTGGTCACGTGGTCACGTGCTCCACGAATCGCGCCGCGGTCTCGGCGAGCACCTCGCCGCCGTCCCGCGCCCACAGCGCCTCGTTGAACAGCTCCACCTCGATCGGTCCGGTGTAGCCGGCCGCCTCCACGTACCCCTGCCACTCGCGCATGTCGATCGCGCCGTCGCCGATCTGGCCGCGGCCGTTGAGGACGCCCTCCGGGAGGGGGGTGGTCCAGTCGGCGAGCTGGAAGGTGTGGATGCGGGCGCCCGCGCCGGCCCGGGCGATCTGGGCCGGGGCCTGGTCGTCCCACCAGATGTGGTACGTGTCCACCGTGACGCCGACCTGGTGCGCGGGAAAGCGTTCCGCGAGGTCGAGCGCCTGGGTGAGGGTGGAGACGACGCAACGGTCGGAGGCGAACATGGGGTGCAGCGGCTCGATGGCCAGCTTCACGCCGTGCCGCTCCGTGTACGGGCCGAGTTCGGCGAGGGCGTCCGCGATCCGCTCCCGCGCGCCGTGCAGGTCCTTCGAGCCCGCCGGCAGGCCGCCGGAGACCAGGACCAGCACGTCGGTGCCGAGGGTGGCGGCCTCGTCGACCGCGCGGCGGTTGTCGTCCAGGGCGCGGGCACGCTCGTCCGGGTCGATCGCCGTGAGGAAGCCGCCCCGGCACAGCGTCGTCACCGTCAGGCCCGCGTCCCGGACCAGCTTCGCCGTCGCCTCCACGCCGTACGCCTGGACCGGCTCGCGCCACAGGCCCACGTTCGTGACGCCCAGCCGGCCGCAGGCGTCGGCCAGTTCCGGCAGCGACAG carries:
- a CDS encoding sugar phosphate isomerase/epimerase family protein, whose translation is MTDLARFSVNQMTVKQLSLPELADACGRLGVTNVGLWREPVQAYGVEATAKLVRDAGLTVTTLCRGGFLTAIDPDERARALDDNRRAVDEAATLGTDVLVLVSGGLPAGSKDLHGARERIADALAELGPYTERHGVKLAIEPLHPMFASDRCVVSTLTQALDLAERFPAHQVGVTVDTYHIWWDDQAPAQIARAGAGARIHTFQLADWTTPLPEGVLNGRGQIGDGAIDMREWQGYVEAAGYTGPIEVELFNEALWARDGGEVLAETAARFVEHVTT
- a CDS encoding ATP-dependent RecD-like DNA helicase — protein: MAQETGSGERRLAVLEGVLERITYANEDNGYTVARVDTGRGAGDLLTVVGALLGAQVGESLRMEGRWGSHPQYGKQFTVENYTTLLPATVQGIRRYLGSGLVKGIGPVFADRITQHFGLDTLKIIEEEPKRLVEVPGLGPKRTRKIADAWEEQKAIKEVMLFLQTVEVSTSIAVRIYKKYGDASISVVKNQPYRLASDVWGIGFLTADKIAQSVGIPHDSPERVKAGLQYALSQSTDQGHCYLPEERLIADAVKLLQVDTGLVIECLAELAAPPGEGEEPGVVREKVPGPDGGAEPVTAVYLVPFHRAELSLAAQLSRLLRTDADRMPAFRDVAWDKALAWLATRTGTDLAPEQEAAVRLALTEKVAVLTGGPGCGKSFTVRSIVELARAKKAKVVLAAPTGRAAKRLAELTGAEASTVHRLLELKPGGDAAYDKDRPLDADLVVVDEASMLDLLLANKLVKAVPPGAHLLFVGDVDQLPSVGAGEVLRDLLADGSPIPAVRLTRVFRQAQQSGVVTNAHRINSGQHPLTDGMKDFFLFVEDDTEEVGRLVVDVAARRIPAKFGLDPRRDVQVLAPMHRGPAGAGTLNGLLQQAVTPGRPELPEKRFGGRVFRVGDKVTQIRNNYEKGTNGVFNGTVGVVTSLDPVDQRLTVLTDEDEEVAYEFDELDELAHAYAVTIHRSQGSEYPAVVIPVTTSAWMMLQRNLLYTAVTRAKKLVVLVGSRKAIGQAVRTVSAGRRCTALDFRLSGR
- a CDS encoding ribokinase, translated to MYDYDLLVVGSANADLVIGVERRPGAGETVLGSDLAVHPGGKGANQAVAAARLGARTALLARVGDDAHGRLLLDAQGAAGVDTGGVRVGGAPTGVALITVDPSGDNSIVVSPGANGRLTPEDVRTAGDLLRASRVVSTQLEIPLETVVEVVRGLAPGSRFVLNPSPPRSLPPEVLAACDPLIVNEHEARVILGEGGGGGVPEDWARLLLAKGPRSVVVTLGAEGALVASEEGVVRVPSVTVAAVDTTGAGDAFTAALAWRLGAGSSLAEAAAYASRVGAAAVTREGAQDSFPTAAEVEALGRPGPGDAPGTAVPGGSR
- a CDS encoding LacI family DNA-binding transcriptional regulator, producing the protein MASIKDVAAEAGVSVATVSRVLNDHPSVSPDARVRVRAAVEALGYRPNAVARSLRTDQTHTLGLVISDVLNPYFTELARSVEEEARALGYSVIIGNADERPDLQDHHVRTLLDRRIDGLLVSPTDGGSPLILDAARAGTPMVFVDRWIPGVDVPVVRADGLAAVRELVAHLHGLGHRRLAIIAGPAATTTGQERVTAFGEALRAHGLGLPDVYTGQGDFQADSGRRVTEGFLALPEPPEVVFAADNLMALGALDAIRARGLRVPDDIALAAFDDIRWFVHTDPPITAIAQPTGELGRAAVRALVDRIEGRPPESVILPARLVVRRSCGEPAPPEPPPAARSPVRGSQS